One Carassius gibelio isolate Cgi1373 ecotype wild population from Czech Republic chromosome A7, carGib1.2-hapl.c, whole genome shotgun sequence DNA window includes the following coding sequences:
- the LOC128016580 gene encoding paraplegin-like produces the protein MAALLWQRGSRWYDKRVWSLSSRFSCFQASRKLYNVTSYFHLMTPNKRGLTSGHIQNILTKPLIPRLLGLDFHCQHKLFTDPVKLWKLLGTTHYFSTSNRRHEKKEGGKGKTPEEEEEEKKRREQEDQMYRERLRTLFIIAVIMSLLNSINTSGGNISWHDFINEMLAKGEVSRVQVVPESDIVEIYLHPGAVIFGRPRLALMYRMQVANIDKFEEKLRAAEEELNIDTRDRIPVTYKRTGFFGNALYALGMAAIGVAILWYIFRLAGMGGRDGGFSAFNQLKKAKFTIVDGKSGKGVNFKDVAGMHEAKMEVKEFVDYLKNPDRYLQLGAKVPKGSLLLGPPGCGKTLLAKAVATEAQVPFLAMAGSEFVEVIGGLGAARVRSLFKEARARAPCIVYIDEIDAVGKKRSTNMSGFSNTEEEQTLNQLLVEMDGMGTTDHVIVLASTNRPDILDNALMRPGRLDRHIFIDLPTLQERKEIYEQHLKILKLTQPAHFYSLRLAELTPGFSGADIANICNEAALHAAREGYKSIDTFNFEYAVERVIAGSVKKSKILSKEEQRVVAFHESGHALVGWLLEHTEAVMKVSIAPRTNAALGFAQILPKDQYLFTKEQLFERMCMALGGRASEAITFNKVTTGAQDDLRKVTRVAYSMVKQYGMVASVGQVSFPDSEDQRGIGRRPFSQGLQQHMDHEAKILIAQAYRKTEKLLLDNRDKLILLANTLLEREVVNYDDIEALLGPSPFGPKKMIAPQSWVEAERDKQDTGEEEPRRPQRPHRKDKDDDINLSPA, from the exons ATGGCAGCGCTACTTTGGCAGCGCGGAAGCAGATGGTACGACAAACGGGTTTGGTCGTTATCGTCTCGTTTCAGTTGTTTTCAAGCCAGCAGAAAACTGTACAATGTGACTTCATACTTTCATTTAATGACTCCAAACAAACGAGGTCTAACATCGGGACACATTCAG AATATTTTGACAAAGCCATTGATCCCGAGGCTTCTAGGACTTGATTTCCACTGTCAGCACAAATTGTTCACAGATCCTGTGAAACTGTGGAAACTATTAG GCACTACTCATTATTTCAGTACATCCAACAGAAGACATGAAAAGAAAGAAGGTGGAAAAGGGAAGACCCCAGAGGAGGAAGAAG AAGAGAAAAAGAGACGAGAGCAGGAGGACCAGATGTATAGGGAGCGACTGCGCACACTCTTTATCATTGCTGTCATCATGAGCTTGCTCAATTCCATCAACACCAGTGGGGGGAACATATCCTGGCATGATTTCATAAATGAAATGTTGGCCAAAGGGGAGGTGTCACGAGTACAGGTGGTTCCAGAGAGTGACATTGTGGAGATCTACCTTCACCCTGGCGCAGTCATCTTCGGCAGACCT AGACTTGCCCTGATGTACCGAATGCAGGTGGCCAACATTGACAAGTTTGAGGAGAAGCTGAGAGCAGCAGAGGAAGAGCTGAATATAGATACCAGAGACCGAATACCAGTGACCTACAAGCGCACAGGCTTCTTCGGGAA TGCTCTTTATGCACTTGGTATGGCTGCCATTGGGGTTGCAATTCTCTGGTACATCTTCCGACTGGCAGGAATGGGTGGGAGAGATGGCGGCTTTAGTGCATTT AATCAATTAAAAAAAGCCAAATTCACTATTGTCGATGGGAAATCGGGTAAAGGTGTAAACTTCAAAGATGTTGCAGGAATGCACGAGGCCAAAATGGAAGTCAAAGAGTTTGTGGACTATCTGAAG AATCCGGATCGATACCTTCAGCTTGGGGCCAAGGTACCTAAAGGCTCTCTGCTCCTGGGGCCCCCTGGCTGTGGTAAAACTCTGCTTGCTAAGGCAGTGGCAACAGAGGCTCAGGTGCCCTTCCTTGCCATGGCAGGTTCAGAGTTTGTGGAGGTGATTGGAG GCCTTGGTGCCGCAAGAGTGCGAAGTCTATTCAAAGAGGCTCGTGCTCGAGCGCCGTGCATCGTCTACATCGATGAGATTGATGCTGTGGGAAAGAAACGGTCCACAAACATGTCTGGGTTCTCAAACACAGAGGAAGAGCAGACCCTTAACCAGCTACTTGTGGAGATGGACG GAATGGGTACCACAGATCATGTGATTGTCCTGGCCTCCACTAACCGGCCGGACATTCTGGACAATGCACTCATGAGACCAGGCAGGCTTGATCGGCACATATTTATAGACCTGCCAACTCTTCAG GAGAGAAAGGAAATCTATGAGCAGCACCTGAAGATCCTGAAGCTCACTCAGCCGGCACACTTCTACTCCCTGCGTCTGGCAGAGTTGACACCAGGCTTCAGTG GGGCTGACATTGCCAACATCTGCAATGAAGCCGCCCTTCATGCTGCCAGAGAAGGCTACAAGTCTATTGACACCTTTAACTTTGAATATGCTGTGGAGAGAGTCATCGCAG GGAGTGTGAAGAAAAGTAAAATCTTATCTAAAGAAGAGCAGAGGGTGGTGGCTTTTCATGAGTCTGGTCATGCATTAGTGGGATGGCTGCTAGAACACACAGAAGCTGTCATGAAG GTTTCAATTGCTCCCAGGACGAATGCTGCTTTGGGCTTTGCTCAGATCTTGCCAAAAGATCAGTATTTATTTACTAAAGAGCAGCTGTTTGAGAGGATGTGCATGGCTTTGGGTGGACGAGCCTCTGAAGCCATCACCTTCAATAAGGTCACCACAG GTGCTCAGGATGACCTGAGGAAGGTGACCCGTGTGGCCTACTCCATGGTGAAGCAGTATGGCATGGTTGCCAGTGTGGGCCAGGTGTCCTTCCCTGACTCCGAGGATCAGCGGGGTATTGGGCGGAGACCATTCAGCCAAGGACTCCAACAGCACATGGACCAT GAAGCTAAGATTCTTATAGCACAAGCCTACAGGAAAACAGAGAAATTGCTTTTGGACAACAGAGACAAACTTATTCTG CTGGCTAATACACTGCTGGAGAGGGAGGTGGTCAACTATGATGATATTGAGGCTTTGCTGGGACCTTCTCCGTTTGGACCCAAAAAGATGATTGCCCCTCAAAGCTGGGTGGAGGCTGAAAGAGACAAGCAGGACACTGGTGAAGAAGAGCCACGGAGACCCCAGAGACCACACCGCAAAGATAAAGATGATGACATCAACCTGAGCCCGGCGTGA
- the LOC128016586 gene encoding cadherin-15-like: MMKAVAVLGALLAVVCQVSSSGQVTQSDLNPAVLHPWRHRSSGPQVRVKRDWIIPPIRVSENSKQLPEDLVQIKSDKIFTGEVIYMLEGPGVDQDPKGLFEIDKKTGWIKSKMPLDREKHKSFKLKAFALSPSGERLESPTTIEIYVLDQNDHRPEFTQKEFIGTIPEFSVPGTSVMQVTAIDSDDPMTENAALSYFIVGQESIPPNSINKTMFGINNKTGVIYTRDVGLDRDVVQSFRLTLQVADMSGMGLTSTGRAIIHISDINNHAPKFHPTAYNMNAMENKYIAELGRVNATDKDQKGGDNWRIKYTIVNPSGHFAIRTDPVSNQGIISVVKPLDYESQAEYQLIVKAENEVRLKAPYEQVHSATVTVRVMNENEAPVFHKNPIKVTVAESIVPGTVLVSDIAHDPDNAKLRFEIIQDPENWLAINHGTGQITARRSFNIRSPHVRNNIYSAIVKVIDQDAGGISATATVEVSLWETNDYPPVLIPLSGTVCSDRDRDKLGLLLSAVDEDMSPQADPFTFYIADQNVAVNWTIITLNETHGVLQPLIDIEKGEFSIPVVVSDSGSPSLSSNALVNVTVCPCDSFGDCKSYSAAIFGTKMGISFIALMIIMGCIVLLLLLLVLAVAVKGCRRQNIRKGRGLLVGASDDDIRDNVFHYDEQGGGEEDEDAFNIDFLRNPSDMVPAPTSFFPKDCSLPRGKQPLRKDAPYNLPSPRYPRKPPGDPTDIEDFINVGLDAADNDPNVPPYDTALIYDYEGDGSVAGSLSSIASMGSDGDQDYDYLNDWGPRFKKLANMYDPR; the protein is encoded by the exons GTCAGCAGCAGTGGTCAGGTAACACAGAGCGATCTGAACCCAGCTGTGCTGCACCCATGGAGACACAGGAGCTCAGGGCCACAGGTCAGGGTCAAGAGAGACTGGATCATTCCACCAATCCGAGTATCAGAAAACAGCAAGCAGCTCCCTGAAGATCTGGTCCAG ATCAAATCAGACAAGATCTTCACCGGGGAGGTGATATACATGCTGGAGGGACCCGGGGTTGACCAGGACCCCAAAGGGCTctttgaaattgataaaaaaacaGGATGGATCAAGAGCAAAATGCCACTGGACAGGGAAAAACACAAGAGTTTTAAG CTCAAAGCTTTTGCACTGTCCCCAAGTGGAGAGAGACTGGAAAGTCCCACCACCATTGAAATCTACGTTTTAGATCAGAATGACCACAGGCCTGAATTTACCCAGAAGGAGTTCATCGGCACTATCCCTGAATTCTCTGTTCCAG GAACTTCAGTGATGCAGGTTACAGCGATAGATTCTGATGATCCAATGACAGAAAACGCTGCTCTGAGCTACTTCATTGTTGGACAAGAGAGCATCCCTCCTAACAGCATTAACAAGACCATGTTTGGCATTAATAACAAAACTGGAGTCATCTACACTCGAGATGTGGGACTAGACAGAGAT GTGGTGCAGTCCTTCAGGCTGACTCTGCAGGTGGCTGACATGTCTGGAATGGGCCTAACCTCCACCGGTCGTGCCATCATTCACATCTCTGATATTAACAACCATGCTCCGAAATTCCACCCTACCGCg TACAACATGAATGCAATGGAGAACAAGTACATTGCGGAGTTGGGCAGGGTCAATGCGACAGATAAGGACCAGAAAGGTGGCGATAACTGGAGGATTAAGTACACCATCGTAAATCCTTCAGGGCACTTTGCCATCCGCACAGACCCAGTTTCCAACCAAGGAATAATTTCTGTGGTTAAG CCACTAGACTATGAATCCCAGGCAGAGTACCAGCTCATTGTCAAAGCAGAGAATGAAGTCAGGCTTAAAGCACCATACGAACAAGTACACAGTGCTACAGTCACTGTCAGAGTGATGAATGAAAACGAGGCCCCAGTCTTCCATAAAAACCCCATTAAAGTGACTGTTGCAGAGTCCATTGTTCCCGGGACTGTCCTGGTCTCAGATATTGCTCATGATCCAGACAATGCCAAGCTAAG GTTTGAAATCATTCAGGATCCTGAGAACTGGCTTGCTATTAACCACGGAACTGGACAAATCACAGCCAGGAGATCCTTCAATATCCGGTCTCCCCACGTCAggaacaatatttactctgcaaTTGTGAAAGTCATAGATCAGG ATGCTGGTGGAATCTCTGCAACAGCTACAGTGGAGGTCAGTCTGTGGGAGACCAATGATTACCCACCGGTGCTGATACCCTTGAGTGGGACTGTGTGCAGTGACAGGGACAGAGATAAACTGGGCCTTCTGCTTAGCGCTGTGGATGAGGACATGTCCCCTCAAGCTGACCCTTTCACTTTTTACATTGCTGATCAAAATGTGGCTGTCAACTGGACCATCATAACTCTTAACG AGACTCATGGGGTTCTCCAGCCACTGATAGACATAGAGAAAGGGGAATTCTCTATTCCTGTGGTCGTATCAGACTCTGGCTCTCCTTCACTTTCCTCTAACGCTCTGGTCAACGTGACTGTTTGTCCCTGTGACAGTTTCGGTGACTGCAAGAGCTACTCCGCAGCCATCTTTGGAACCAAAATGGGAATAAGCTTCATTGCCCTTATGATAATTATGGGATGCATTGTTCTTCTGTTGT tgcTGCTTGTTCTTGCTGTGGCGGTGAAGGGCTGCAGAAGGCAGAACATTAGAAAAGGAAGAGGTCTGCTGGTCGGAGCATCTGACGATGACATCCGAGACAATGTCTTTCACTATGATGAGCagggaggaggagaagaggatgAA GATGCATTCAATATTGATTTTCTGAGGAACCCAAGTGACATGGTCCCTGCCCCAACCTCATTTTTCCCAAAAGACTGCAGTCTGCCCAGAGGAAAACAACCTCTAAGGAAAGATGCACCCTATAACCTGCCTTCTCCTAGATATCCACGCAAACCCCCCGGAGACCCCACTGACATCGAAGATTTCATCAATGTT GGCCTGGATGCTGCTGACAATGACCCGAACGTCCCGCCATACGATACAGCTCTGATCTATGATTACGAGGGCGATGGGTCGGTAGCAGGCAGTCTTAGCTCTATCGCTTCCATGGGCTCAGACGGTGACCAGGACTATGACTACCTCAATGACTGGGGACCACGCTTTAAAAAACTGGCTAACATGTACGACCCACGTTAG